A region of Actinobacillus porcitonsillarum DNA encodes the following proteins:
- a CDS encoding IS30-like element ISApl1 family transposase, translating to MMSTSYRHLTINEREKIMILLAQGKKQAEIAKALGRSSSTISRELKRHALESYSATNAQNSYLKHRQNSKAQRKLEQPEYFNLVQEKFLTENWSPEQISARLKLEKSELSISYSTIYRGIYSGLFDIGERKASRKLRHKGKTRHTKNHHEKRGKIQISNHLNDRPISAQNRSRFGHWEADTVLGKAGGACLLTLTERKSRFELVKKIPAKKAEAVQKAMIELLDSHILRSITPDRGKEFAQHRLVTEALGVEFYFPEPHQPWTRGTNENTNGLLREYFPKHQDINQWSEVDIQQVINKLNLRPRKCLGWKTPYEVYFKKSLHLV from the coding sequence ATGATGAGTACTTCCTACCGACATCTTACAATAAACGAGCGAGAAAAGATAATGATTTTACTCGCACAGGGCAAAAAACAAGCAGAAATTGCCAAAGCACTGGGACGTAGCTCCAGCACCATTTCTCGCGAGCTGAAACGACACGCTCTAGAAAGCTACAGTGCAACGAACGCACAAAACAGCTATTTGAAGCATCGTCAAAATAGCAAAGCACAGCGCAAATTAGAGCAGCCTGAATATTTCAATTTGGTGCAAGAAAAGTTTCTGACAGAAAACTGGTCGCCCGAACAAATCAGCGCACGATTAAAATTGGAAAAATCTGAATTATCCATTAGTTATTCAACCATTTATCGTGGTATTTATTCAGGGTTGTTTGATATAGGCGAACGCAAAGCCAGTCGCAAACTGCGCCACAAAGGCAAAACACGGCATACAAAAAATCATCATGAAAAACGTGGCAAAATTCAGATATCCAACCATTTGAACGACCGTCCCATTTCGGCGCAAAATCGCAGTCGCTTTGGACATTGGGAAGCCGATACCGTACTGGGTAAAGCGGGTGGAGCTTGTTTGCTGACGCTGACGGAACGCAAAAGTCGTTTTGAGTTGGTGAAGAAAATTCCTGCCAAAAAAGCCGAAGCAGTCCAAAAAGCCATGATTGAATTGCTGGATTCACATATATTGCGGTCAATTACGCCAGACCGTGGTAAAGAATTTGCCCAACATCGTTTGGTAACAGAAGCACTGGGTGTAGAATTTTACTTCCCCGAGCCGCATCAACCGTGGACACGGGGAACGAATGAAAATACAAATGGGTTACTTCGTGAATACTTTCCGAAGCACCAAGACATCAATCAGTGGAGCGAAGTTGATATTCAACAGGTGATCAATAAACTGAATTTACGACCACGTAAATGTTTAGGTTGGAAAACACCTTATGAAGTTTACTTCAAAAAATCGTTGCACTTGGTTTGA
- a CDS encoding 5-methyltetrahydropteroyltriglutamate--homocysteine S-methyltransferase — MAKTLPLHADTVGSYLRTDAWKQAHADYKAGKISLEARDEIVEQEVKNLVEAQLAAGIQVVTDGEFHRSWWHIDFLENLNGIEGYVPEKAYAFKGVEVRPYNTRCCGKVSWNPNHPFIAHFKKFNAIVAGRAVAKFTIPSPNQLMYPIQWDTGVYATREEFAKDVQQAYKEAIKAFYEAGCRYLQIDDVYWGSLCNNYQQPTFEADKAQAVANIQAILADKPADLTITTHVCRGNYKSSYLLSGAYDPIADGLFAQTNYDGYFLEYDDERSGGFEPLKHFANNKGRVVLGLISSKFPELEDKEQIKARILEAAKYVPLEQLCLSPQCGFASTEEGNIMTEAQQWAKVRHVEEIAKEIWGED; from the coding sequence ATGGCTAAAACATTACCTTTACATGCAGATACCGTTGGATCGTATTTACGTACAGATGCTTGGAAACAGGCTCATGCAGACTATAAAGCAGGTAAAATTTCATTAGAAGCCCGTGATGAAATTGTTGAGCAAGAGGTTAAAAATTTAGTTGAAGCACAATTAGCCGCCGGAATTCAGGTGGTTACCGATGGTGAATTTCATCGCTCTTGGTGGCATATTGATTTCTTAGAAAATTTAAACGGCATTGAAGGTTATGTGCCAGAAAAAGCCTATGCATTTAAAGGTGTAGAGGTTCGTCCTTATAATACTCGTTGTTGTGGTAAAGTTTCTTGGAATCCAAATCACCCTTTTATTGCGCATTTTAAAAAGTTTAATGCGATTGTTGCAGGGCGAGCTGTGGCGAAATTTACTATTCCGAGCCCAAATCAATTGATGTACCCAATTCAATGGGATACCGGTGTTTATGCAACACGTGAAGAATTTGCCAAAGATGTACAGCAAGCTTATAAAGAGGCAATTAAAGCATTTTATGAAGCCGGTTGTCGTTATTTACAAATTGACGATGTTTACTGGGGTTCACTTTGTAACAATTACCAGCAACCGACTTTTGAAGCCGATAAAGCACAAGCGGTGGCAAACATTCAGGCTATTTTAGCCGATAAACCGGCAGATTTAACCATTACAACACACGTTTGCCGTGGTAACTATAAATCTTCTTATCTTCTAAGCGGAGCTTACGATCCTATTGCTGATGGGTTATTTGCCCAAACCAATTATGATGGCTATTTCCTTGAATATGATGATGAACGTTCCGGCGGTTTTGAGCCTCTCAAACATTTTGCTAATAATAAAGGGCGAGTTGTATTAGGCTTAATCAGTTCTAAATTCCCTGAACTTGAAGATAAAGAACAAATTAAAGCCCGTATTTTGGAAGCGGCAAAATACGTGCCATTAGAGCAACTTTGCTTAAGTCCACAATGTGGCTTTGCATCTACTGAAGAAGGAAATATTATGACCGAAGCCCAACAATGGGCAAAAGTCCGCCATGTGGAAGAAATTGCTAAAGAAATTTGGGGCGAAGATTAG
- the modB gene encoding molybdate ABC transporter permease subunit, whose translation MMTFSQQELNAIFLSLKVASIAIILALPFAIWIAWLLSRKNFWGKNLLNGIVHLPLVLPPVVIGYLLLISMAKRGVIGQYLWEWFHFSFSFSWKGAVLASMVMAFPLMVRSIRLAFDAIDPKLEQAARTLGATPIKVFFTLNLPLSFSGIIAGAVLGFARSLGEFGATITFVSNIPNQTQTIPAALFTFIETPNGELAAARLCAVAIAISLLALFLSEWLAERQKKYAKIS comes from the coding sequence ATGATGACATTTTCACAACAAGAACTCAATGCCATTTTCTTGAGTTTAAAAGTCGCTTCTATTGCGATTATCCTAGCCTTACCTTTTGCGATCTGGATTGCTTGGCTTCTCTCCCGTAAAAATTTCTGGGGGAAAAATTTACTCAATGGCATCGTGCATTTACCCTTGGTACTTCCCCCAGTCGTAATTGGCTATCTACTTTTAATCTCAATGGCAAAACGAGGCGTTATTGGGCAATACCTATGGGAGTGGTTTCACTTTTCGTTTAGCTTTTCTTGGAAAGGAGCGGTATTAGCCTCAATGGTTATGGCATTTCCGCTTATGGTTCGTTCTATCCGCTTAGCCTTTGATGCGATTGATCCTAAGCTGGAACAAGCAGCCAGAACCTTAGGCGCAACGCCGATTAAGGTCTTTTTTACCCTTAATCTTCCCCTTTCATTTTCGGGAATTATTGCCGGTGCGGTGTTAGGTTTTGCCCGTTCGCTAGGTGAATTTGGTGCAACAATTACCTTTGTCTCCAATATACCAAATCAAACACAAACCATTCCGGCTGCATTATTTACCTTTATCGAGACGCCAAACGGTGAACTTGCCGCCGCACGCCTTTGTGCTGTTGCTATTGCGATTTCGCTATTGGCACTTTTTCTTTCCGAATGGTTGGCTGAACGCCAGAAAAAATATGCAAAAATAAGCTAA
- the modA gene encoding molybdate ABC transporter substrate-binding protein: protein MKKTLTTLALTSAFALLSTTASAENITVFAAASMTNVLQEINKDFEQKYPQDKVTFSFASSSVLAKQIEQDAPADVFISADTKWMDYVKEKQPSKTQNVEVLVKNDLVLIAPISSKIQAENIQSVNFSKELADSYLSVGDPDHVPAGKYAKKALEYYKVWGDVENKLARAKNVRDALSFVERNEAPLGIVYSTDAKVSADKVKIVAVFPQESYGEVVYPAATTSSKPEAKKFLDFLKTPEAKAKFEAAGFYPVQ from the coding sequence ATGAAAAAAACATTAACCACACTTGCTTTGACAAGTGCTTTTGCCTTACTTTCAACCACCGCTTCTGCAGAAAATATTACCGTATTCGCAGCGGCTTCTATGACTAACGTTTTGCAAGAAATCAATAAAGATTTCGAACAAAAATATCCTCAAGATAAAGTTACCTTCTCTTTTGCTTCTTCTTCTGTTTTAGCTAAACAAATTGAACAAGATGCGCCTGCCGATGTGTTTATTTCCGCAGATACGAAATGGATGGACTACGTTAAAGAAAAACAACCAAGCAAAACCCAAAATGTTGAAGTATTAGTCAAAAATGATCTTGTACTTATTGCACCTATTTCCAGCAAAATTCAAGCTGAGAATATTCAATCTGTGAATTTCAGCAAAGAATTAGCCGACAGCTATCTTTCTGTGGGCGATCCAGATCACGTTCCGGCAGGTAAATATGCGAAGAAAGCACTTGAATACTACAAAGTATGGGGCGATGTTGAAAACAAACTTGCTCGAGCGAAAAATGTGCGAGATGCGTTATCTTTTGTTGAACGCAATGAAGCGCCTTTAGGTATTGTTTATTCGACGGATGCAAAAGTATCCGCAGATAAAGTGAAAATTGTAGCGGTGTTCCCTCAAGAGAGCTATGGCGAAGTGGTTTACCCTGCAGCAACCACTAGTAGCAAGCCTGAAGCGAAGAAATTTTTAGATTTTTTAAAAACCCCTGAAGCTAAAGCAAAATTTGAAGCTGCCGGTTTCTACCCTGTTCAATAA
- a CDS encoding ABC transporter permease gives MNLTGFLTLATKESRRVLRIWKQTLVPPIITTTLYFLIFGKLIGGRIGDMHGVSYMQFIAPGLVMMTAITASYVNTASSFFLGKFTKTYEELLVSPLSSHDIIWGYVAGSIMRGGLAGILVMLVALCFVSFDIHSWAIILITLLLTTISFALGGLINAIFAKSFDDVGLIPTFVLTPLTYLGGVFYSISLLPEFWQQVSKFNPIVYMINGFRYGFLGISDVPVIYTFIVLGCFTIVLYWVAFSLIEKGVGLRS, from the coding sequence ATGAATTTAACAGGCTTTTTAACCCTTGCAACCAAAGAATCTCGCCGAGTACTACGTATTTGGAAGCAAACGCTCGTCCCTCCAATTATTACAACCACACTCTATTTTTTGATTTTTGGGAAATTGATTGGTGGGCGAATCGGCGATATGCACGGCGTCAGCTATATGCAATTTATCGCGCCCGGTTTAGTGATGATGACAGCAATTACAGCTTCTTACGTTAATACCGCGTCCTCTTTCTTTTTAGGCAAATTTACCAAAACCTACGAAGAATTACTCGTTTCGCCGCTTTCTAGCCACGATATTATTTGGGGATATGTTGCAGGGAGCATAATGCGTGGCGGCTTGGCTGGTATTCTCGTGATGTTAGTTGCTCTTTGTTTTGTGTCATTTGATATTCATTCTTGGGCAATTATTCTGATTACCTTATTACTCACAACAATCAGCTTTGCTTTAGGCGGCTTAATCAATGCGATTTTTGCGAAATCTTTTGACGATGTTGGGTTAATTCCAACCTTTGTATTGACACCTCTAACCTATTTAGGTGGTGTATTTTATTCGATTTCGCTTTTACCTGAATTCTGGCAACAGGTATCTAAATTCAATCCAATTGTCTATATGATCAACGGCTTCCGTTACGGTTTTTTAGGCATTAGTGATGTTCCTGTCATTTATACATTTATCGTATTGGGTTGTTTTACAATTGTGTTATACTGGGTTGCCTTCTCACTGATTGAGAAGGGGGTAGGATTACGTTCCTAA
- a CDS encoding ABC transporter ATP-binding protein, with protein sequence MYALEIQNLVKTYPTGVQAVKGIDLIVEQGDFYALLGHNGAGKSTTIGIISSLVNKTSGTVKVFGYDLDNQKVQLKQQIGLVPQEFNFNQFEKVIDVLTQQAGFYGIPLKEALIRAEKWLKKLDLWEKRHHLTRELSGGMKRRVMIARALMHQPKLLILDEPTAGVDIELRRSLWDFLRELNQQGTTIILTTHYLEEAENLCRNIGIIQNGKLIENTSMKTLLSKLETETFVLDLQHSEKNQPLVIEHYQYQWLDENTIEVEVKRKQGLTNLFQQLAQHNIEVLSMRNKSNRLEELFMKMAN encoded by the coding sequence ATGTACGCATTAGAAATCCAAAATTTGGTAAAGACTTACCCGACTGGTGTTCAGGCAGTAAAAGGCATTGATCTTATCGTTGAACAAGGCGATTTTTATGCGCTCCTCGGACATAATGGCGCAGGGAAATCAACGACTATCGGTATTATTAGCTCCTTAGTGAATAAAACCAGCGGTACGGTCAAGGTTTTTGGCTACGACCTAGATAACCAAAAAGTGCAATTAAAGCAACAAATTGGCTTAGTTCCTCAAGAGTTTAATTTTAACCAGTTTGAGAAAGTAATTGATGTACTCACTCAACAAGCCGGTTTCTATGGTATTCCACTGAAGGAAGCCTTAATCCGTGCTGAAAAATGGCTGAAAAAGCTCGACTTATGGGAAAAACGTCATCATCTTACCCGAGAACTTTCCGGCGGTATGAAAAGACGAGTGATGATTGCCCGAGCGTTAATGCACCAACCAAAACTTCTCATACTTGATGAACCAACAGCAGGGGTCGATATTGAACTTCGCCGTTCGCTTTGGGATTTTCTTCGAGAACTCAATCAACAAGGCACAACCATTATTCTGACGACCCATTATTTGGAAGAAGCGGAAAATTTATGCCGTAATATCGGCATTATTCAAAATGGAAAACTCATTGAAAATACTTCGATGAAAACCCTGCTCTCTAAATTGGAAACTGAAACTTTTGTGCTGGATTTGCAACATTCAGAGAAAAATCAACCGCTTGTCATTGAGCATTATCAATATCAATGGTTAGATGAAAATACAATTGAAGTTGAAGTTAAACGTAAACAAGGTTTAACTAATCTCTTCCAGCAGCTGGCTCAACATAATATTGAAGTGTTAAGCATGCGAAATAAATCCAACCGCTTGGAAGAGCTTTTTATGAAAATGGCAAACTAA
- the dnaX gene encoding DNA polymerase III subunit gamma/tau yields the protein MSYQVLARKWRPQRFSEVVGQQHVLSALENGLREGRLHHAYLFSGTRGVGKTSIARLFAKGLNCETGITATPCGECANCKAIEEGRFIDLIEIDAASRTKVEDTRELLDNVQYKPTVGRFKVYLIDEVHMLSRHSFNALLKTLEEPPEYVKFLLATTDPQKLPITILSRCMQFHLRALDQTQIAHHLEFILKEEQIPYETAAIEKLAKAAEGSIRDSLSLTDQAIAVSNANITLSAVSQMLGLIDDHQPLELIMALANADGEKVMAVIQNVAEKGVDWNQLLNDVADVLHQIAMLQLVKSAEQEESAIHFLAKQMAPEDIQFFYQVILMGKKELPLAPEQRSGVEMTFLRALAFHPKRTEAINLNVAPQQTQSSVAPQQITQQPTRTTQDNIAQLRERLAKESSPKQAVQNNEHIAKASQNPTASSNVSAPISTEMPAQGVSAALAAMQARKQLQETQAQLDQTEKKKPELVSPKPINTNKQPANLQERFMNLAVAQQQATQEKANAKPVAIAKPTSDEEYRWTWLNPELENQDESAKPSDIKQAILQERTPELVEKTISLSCEQDKWCKLVNELALGGLSRQLALNSYLSDTQNNELHLVLKPAMAHLDNLESRQSLATALLEKGFTYQLTLGESAENKTPLEIRRAIFEQLTVDAKNALFSDEKLMLLRQAFDAEIDESTIRAVANPKAHIKTK from the coding sequence ATGAGTTATCAAGTTTTAGCCCGTAAATGGCGCCCACAACGTTTTTCTGAAGTTGTTGGACAGCAACATGTTTTATCTGCCCTCGAAAATGGTTTACGAGAAGGCAGGCTTCATCACGCTTATCTTTTTTCAGGTACTCGTGGTGTCGGCAAAACCTCTATTGCTCGTTTATTTGCCAAGGGACTAAACTGCGAAACCGGTATTACGGCTACGCCTTGCGGAGAATGTGCTAACTGTAAAGCCATTGAAGAAGGGCGTTTTATTGATCTGATTGAGATTGATGCGGCTTCACGTACCAAAGTTGAAGATACTCGTGAATTATTAGATAACGTTCAATACAAACCTACCGTTGGGCGTTTTAAGGTTTACCTGATTGACGAAGTGCATATGCTCTCTCGTCATAGCTTCAATGCGTTATTAAAAACCCTTGAAGAGCCTCCTGAATATGTCAAATTTTTGCTGGCAACCACAGATCCACAAAAATTACCGATTACGATCCTCTCTCGCTGTATGCAATTTCATTTGCGTGCGCTCGATCAAACGCAAATTGCTCATCATTTAGAATTTATCTTAAAAGAAGAGCAAATCCCCTATGAAACGGCGGCTATCGAAAAATTAGCAAAAGCGGCTGAAGGTAGTATTCGAGATTCACTCAGTCTAACTGATCAGGCTATTGCTGTAAGTAATGCCAATATAACGCTTTCTGCGGTCAGCCAAATGCTTGGGCTAATTGATGATCATCAACCGCTTGAGCTGATTATGGCACTTGCTAATGCTGATGGCGAAAAAGTTATGGCTGTTATCCAAAACGTAGCCGAAAAAGGGGTAGATTGGAACCAACTCCTTAACGATGTTGCAGATGTGCTACATCAAATTGCTATGTTACAATTGGTCAAATCTGCCGAGCAAGAAGAGAGTGCAATCCATTTTCTTGCCAAACAAATGGCACCGGAGGATATCCAATTCTTCTACCAAGTGATTTTAATGGGCAAAAAAGAACTTCCTCTCGCCCCTGAACAGCGTTCAGGTGTTGAGATGACATTCTTACGAGCATTGGCTTTCCACCCTAAGCGTACAGAAGCCATTAACCTGAATGTTGCGCCTCAGCAAACTCAAAGCAGCGTTGCACCACAACAAATTACTCAACAACCGACACGTACTACACAGGATAACATAGCTCAATTACGTGAGCGTTTAGCGAAAGAGTCTTCGCCAAAACAAGCGGTTCAAAATAATGAACATATTGCAAAAGCATCGCAAAACCCGACCGCTTCATCAAATGTAAGTGCGCCGATTTCAACTGAAATGCCAGCGCAAGGCGTTTCAGCTGCATTGGCCGCAATGCAGGCTCGTAAACAGTTACAAGAAACGCAAGCTCAGCTCGATCAAACAGAAAAAAAAAAGCCTGAGTTAGTTTCACCTAAACCAATCAATACGAATAAGCAACCGGCTAATCTTCAAGAACGTTTTATGAATTTAGCCGTTGCACAACAACAAGCAACGCAAGAAAAAGCGAACGCTAAACCGGTTGCGATCGCTAAGCCAACAAGCGATGAAGAATATCGCTGGACTTGGCTTAATCCCGAATTAGAAAATCAAGACGAAAGTGCTAAACCTTCTGATATCAAACAAGCGATTTTACAAGAAAGAACGCCTGAGCTGGTTGAAAAAACAATCTCACTCTCTTGTGAACAAGATAAATGGTGTAAATTAGTCAATGAATTAGCATTAGGCGGATTATCTCGTCAGCTTGCCTTAAATAGCTATTTAAGTGATACCCAAAATAACGAATTACATTTAGTACTCAAACCAGCTATGGCACATTTAGACAATCTGGAATCTCGTCAAAGCCTTGCAACAGCATTATTAGAAAAGGGCTTTACTTATCAATTAACGCTTGGCGAAAGTGCTGAAAACAAAACGCCCCTTGAAATTCGCCGAGCTATTTTTGAACAATTAACCGTAGATGCTAAAAATGCGCTTTTTTCAGATGAAAAGCTAATGTTACTCAGACAAGCATTTGATGCTGAAATCGATGAATCTACCATTCGTGCCGTTGCTAATCCAAAGGCACATATAAAAACAAAGTAA
- the apt gene encoding adenine phosphoribosyltransferase, translated as MNQLDLIKSSIKSIPNYPKEGIIFRDITSLLEVPAAFQATIDAIVAEFKDKGITKIVGTESRGFIFGAPVALALGVPFVLVRKPKKLPREVISQSYALEYGEDTLEIHTDSINAQDNVLMIDDLLATGGTIDATAKLIRRLGGKVEHAAFVIWLPDLGGKERLEQEGINSFTLVSFEGH; from the coding sequence ATGAACCAATTAGATTTAATTAAATCGTCTATCAAATCTATTCCTAACTACCCAAAAGAAGGCATTATTTTCCGTGATATCACGTCATTACTTGAAGTTCCGGCGGCATTCCAAGCAACCATTGATGCGATCGTGGCGGAATTTAAAGATAAAGGCATTACAAAAATTGTAGGCACAGAATCTCGTGGCTTTATTTTTGGTGCACCCGTGGCTTTAGCGTTAGGCGTGCCTTTTGTATTGGTTCGTAAACCGAAAAAACTCCCTCGTGAAGTGATTTCGCAATCTTACGCTTTAGAATATGGCGAAGATACGTTAGAAATTCATACCGATTCAATCAATGCACAAGATAATGTGTTAATGATTGATGACTTATTGGCAACCGGCGGCACTATTGATGCCACTGCAAAACTCATTCGTCGTTTAGGTGGTAAAGTAGAGCACGCTGCTTTCGTGATTTGGTTACCTGATTTAGGTGGTAAAGAACGCTTAGAGCAAGAAGGTATTAACTCTTTCACTTTAGTGAGCTTTGAAGGTCATTAA
- a CDS encoding TusE/DsrC/DsvC family sulfur relay protein: MHTIELNQTNYPTDESGYLKNLDDWSVELAEKIAEKEQIQLTAEHWEIIWLVRDFYQEYKTSPAIRMLVKAMSQKFGEEKGNSRYLQRLFPDGPAKQATKIAGLPKPAKCL; encoded by the coding sequence ATGCATACCATTGAGTTAAACCAAACCAACTACCCAACAGATGAAAGTGGCTATCTTAAAAATCTTGATGACTGGTCGGTTGAATTAGCTGAAAAAATTGCCGAAAAAGAGCAAATTCAATTAACGGCAGAACATTGGGAAATTATCTGGTTAGTCCGAGATTTCTATCAAGAATACAAAACTTCGCCGGCAATTCGAATGTTGGTTAAAGCGATGTCGCAAAAATTTGGCGAAGAAAAGGGCAATAGCCGTTACTTACAACGACTGTTTCCTGATGGACCGGCTAAGCAAGCGACAAAAATTGCAGGTTTACCCAAACCGGCTAAATGCTTGTAA
- a CDS encoding Bax inhibitor-1 family protein, whose amino-acid sequence MENRLTQGYARSESLISTHKVLRNTYLLLGMTLTFSAVVAFIAMTMNAPALPWWGLLVGFYGLLFLTNATANSGAGILSVFALTGFLGYTLGPILNRYLGAGLGDVVALALGATALVFFACSAYVLTTKKDMSFLGGMMMALFVVLLVGIIANIFLAIPALSLAMSALFVIFSSGAILLATSNIIHGGETNYIRATVDLYVSIYNLFVSFLQIFGVLGSDD is encoded by the coding sequence ATGGAAAATCGTTTAACACAGGGCTATGCTCGTAGTGAATCTTTAATCAGCACACACAAAGTGTTGCGTAACACCTATCTTTTATTAGGTATGACACTCACTTTCTCTGCGGTAGTTGCTTTTATTGCAATGACAATGAATGCACCTGCGCTACCTTGGTGGGGATTATTAGTAGGTTTTTATGGCTTATTATTTTTAACCAATGCAACCGCAAATAGTGGTGCGGGTATTTTAAGTGTATTTGCCTTAACCGGCTTCTTAGGTTATACCCTTGGTCCTATTTTAAATCGTTATTTAGGTGCAGGATTAGGCGATGTTGTGGCGCTTGCATTAGGTGCAACCGCATTAGTATTCTTCGCTTGCTCGGCTTATGTACTGACCACGAAAAAAGATATGTCTTTTTTAGGTGGTATGATGATGGCACTATTTGTTGTGCTTTTAGTTGGCATTATCGCTAATATTTTCCTAGCGATTCCAGCATTAAGTTTAGCGATGAGTGCATTATTTGTTATCTTCTCAAGCGGTGCAATTTTATTAGCAACCAGCAATATTATTCACGGTGGCGAAACTAACTATATTCGTGCAACTGTCGATTTATACGTATCTATTTACAACCTCTTTGTAAGTTTCTTACAAATCTTTGGTGTATTAGGTAGCGATGACTAA
- the pgsA gene encoding CDP-diacylglycerol--glycerol-3-phosphate 3-phosphatidyltransferase: MKLNFPTYLTLFRVALIPLFVVAFYLPTPYAPEISTLIFFIASITDLFDGYLARKWNQTTRLGAFLDPVADKVLVAAAFVCVVEYYHTWWITIPVSIMIGREIIISALREWMAEIGERASVAVSIWGKVKTTAQMLALGGMLWRQSEFMEILAFILLYIAAILTIWSMLQYLQASKGSLLKS, encoded by the coding sequence ATGAAACTGAATTTTCCAACTTATTTAACTTTATTTAGGGTCGCTCTGATTCCGCTTTTTGTCGTTGCATTTTATCTGCCAACCCCTTATGCACCAGAAATTTCGACTTTGATTTTCTTTATTGCTTCTATTACCGATTTATTTGATGGCTATTTAGCCCGTAAGTGGAATCAAACCACGAGATTGGGCGCATTTTTGGATCCCGTTGCCGATAAAGTACTTGTTGCAGCAGCTTTTGTTTGCGTGGTTGAATATTACCATACATGGTGGATTACCATTCCGGTAAGCATTATGATCGGGCGAGAAATTATTATTTCTGCATTAAGAGAGTGGATGGCTGAAATTGGCGAAAGAGCGAGCGTTGCCGTTTCTATTTGGGGGAAAGTGAAAACAACAGCACAAATGTTGGCATTAGGCGGTATGCTATGGCGACAAAGTGAATTTATGGAAATTCTTGCCTTTATCTTACTTTATATCGCAGCGATTTTAACCATTTGGTCGATGTTACAATATCTACAAGCCTCAAAAGGTAGCTTATTAAAATCTTAA